The DNA window TCGATTGGCGGGTGTGCTATTGGGGGTGTGGGGCACCACCGCCGGCATTGCGATCGCCGCTGGCATGGCAGGGGGCGGATTGCTGCGATTTGGATTTTTCGAGGCCGCGCTGGCCGCGCAGTTCACACCGGCAACCGCGCTACGGGTCTCGTTTGCTGGAGTGTTCGCAGTGGAATTGCTGGGGCTATTGATCGCGGCGCTGATGTTGTTGCGATTCCGCCCAGGGGTCTATCGCGAAGAGCTGGATCGTGAAATCGACGCACTCATGTCTGAAGGCGTGCTGGCGCGAACCTAGCCCATGGTCCAGTCGGCTGGTAATTGCGCTAACAGCCGCGGCGCTGCCGATATTGTGCATTGGAGGTTGCCGACCGCGCGTCGACACGGCCGAAGCGATACCGATCAGTTGGACTGGCGCTCCGGCGACCATCGAACGGATGGTGGCGGACTACCTAAAGACAAAGGTTGGGGCGCCAACGCTGTTGAAACCTGCGCATTACGCCAAGCCGAGTCCGTTTTTCCTGTACGAAGGGAACGACGACGCCGTGACGCTAGCCTTGAGCGCGAGGCTCGGCACGAGCTATCCGCCAGTCGATGTGTACTTCATCGACTTGTACTGGTTCAGCAGTTTTGAGCCGACGTGGTTGGAATCGTTTCAAAATCGCACGATTCCGATTGGCGACCAGAACGTGGAACTGTCGCAGGTGATTCCGGCCGATCTGCGTTCGGCCTGCGAATTGAACAATCAATTATACGCCGTGCCGCTCTCGATCCGCGGCAACTGCTTGTTCTATCGCGCGGATCTAATTCCTAGTCCGCCGCGCACCTGGGCTGAATTGGTCGCGGTGACGCGGCAAGCGCTGGCGCAAGCCGGTCCAGACGCGACATTGCGCCACGGACTTAGGTTTCACTGGAATGAGTTGCACACCGATCTCTACCCCGTGATGTGGTCGTATGGCGGCGGTCCGCCCAATTGCCTGACTGCTGGCGGCGAGTTGGACAGTCCTTTGGCTTCGGAACCGAACCTGGCGGCGCTAGCAATGTTCTATGGCCTGATTCATCACGACAAGATCACGGAACCGCTAGCACAGATCCAAGCGCGCGATCTGGAGTCGGAAAAGACGTTGTACGAGGGATTTGCGCGGGGCGAGACGCTGTTTTTGATCGATTGGTCGAATCGCGCGGCGAGAATTGAATCGGCGTTGGCGAAGTCGCCATCGGCCGCATTTGCCGCTGGTCATATCGGCATCGCGCCGATTCCACGCGCCGTAGAAACGAAGCCGGCTTATTCCACAATCGGGAGCTGGGGATGGGTGGTGTCGGCCGCGCCGCGCAGTCCGCACTCGGTTGATTTTGTAAGAGAGATGGCCACGCCGGACGCTCAGTTGTTCTTCTTTGAAAAGTATTCGGAGATTCCCATCTTCGAGCGCGCCGTGCTGGTGGGATTGCCGCAATGGCCGGCCATCGATCGCCGACTGAGCGAATACCATCGGCAGTTGCTGCAATTGGTGCATGGCGATGCCAATTCGCCCGGCGTGGTGCTGCGCAATCGGCCGGGCCGCAAAGAGATCAATCGCATCGCGCTGGCGGCCTTGCACGACGTGTTGAGCTTGCCTCCGCGCGGAGAAGCGGGGGCGCTGGATTTGGAGTCCGCCCGCGCACGGTTGGCCCGCGCCGATCTGCAAATCATTCGCCACTTCCAGCAGTTAGAGCGTCTAGGCATTGACTGCTCTTGCGATGCGGGCCCGCCA is part of the Pirellulales bacterium genome and encodes:
- a CDS encoding extracellular solute-binding protein; translation: MKSTHSCLKACWREPSPWSSRLVIALTAAALPILCIGGCRPRVDTAEAIPISWTGAPATIERMVADYLKTKVGAPTLLKPAHYAKPSPFFLYEGNDDAVTLALSARLGTSYPPVDVYFIDLYWFSSFEPTWLESFQNRTIPIGDQNVELSQVIPADLRSACELNNQLYAVPLSIRGNCLFYRADLIPSPPRTWAELVAVTRQALAQAGPDATLRHGLRFHWNELHTDLYPVMWSYGGGPPNCLTAGGELDSPLASEPNLAALAMFYGLIHHDKITEPLAQIQARDLESEKTLYEGFARGETLFLIDWSNRAARIESALAKSPSAAFAAGHIGIAPIPRAVETKPAYSTIGSWGWVVSAAPRSPHSVDFVREMATPDAQLFFFEKYSEIPIFERAVLVGLPQWPAIDRRLSEYHRQLLQLVHGDANSPGVVLRNRPGRKEINRIALAALHDVLSLPPRGEAGALDLESARARLARADLQIIRHFQQLERLGIDCSCDAGPPALHDAALESETP